Proteins encoded within one genomic window of Pongo pygmaeus isolate AG05252 chromosome 6, NHGRI_mPonPyg2-v2.0_pri, whole genome shotgun sequence:
- the STX1A gene encoding syntaxin-1A isoform X4, with amino-acid sequence MKDRTQELRTAKDSDDDDDVAVTVDRDRFMDEFFEQVEEIRGFIDKIAENVEEVKRKHSAILASPNPDEKTKEELEELMSDIKKTANKVRSKLKSIEQSIEQEEGLNRSSADLRIRKTQHSTLSRKFVEVMSEYNATQSDYRERCKGRIQRQLEITGRTTTSEELEDMLESGNPAIFASGVLGKEESQRGENTRLRSHKCRWRRWTQDPCLLMLPSWTYFRRRPAAPPLIRGPFSSPGGHLAISVFM; translated from the exons ATGAAGGACCGAACCCAGGAGCTCCGCACG GCCAAGGACAGCGATGATGATGACGATGTCGCTGTCACCGTGGACCGAGACCGCTTCATGGATGAGTTCTTTGAGCAG GTGGAGGAGATTCGAGGCTTCATTGACAAGATCGCAGAGAACGTGGAGGAGGTGAAGCGGAAGCACAGTGCCATCCTGGCGTCCCCCAACCCCGATGAGA AGACGAAGGAGGAGCTGGAAGAACTCATGTCCGACATAAAGAAGACAGCAAACAAAGTTCGTTCCAAGTTAAAGA GCATCGAGCAGTCCATCGAGCAAGAGGAAGGCCTGAACCGCTCCTCCGCTGACCTGAGGATCCGGAAGACACAG CACTCCACGCTGTCCAGAAAGTTTGTGGAGGTCATGTCGGAGTACAACGCCACGCAGTCCGACTACCGCGAGCGCTGCAAGGGCCGCATCCAAAGGCAACTGGAGATCA CCGGCAGGACCACGACCAGTGAGGAGCTGGAGGACATGCTGGAGAGTGGGAACCCCGCCATCTTTGCCTCTGGG GTTTTAGGGAAGGAAGAGTCCCAGAGAGGGGAAAACACCAGGCTGAGGTCACATAAATGTCGGTGGCGAAGGTGGACTCAAGACCCCTGTCTCCTGATGCTTCCCAGTTGGACATACTTTCGCCGGCGGCCAGCGGCTCCTCCTCTTATCCGTGGGCCCTTTTCCTCTCCTGGAGGACATTTGGCCATCTCTGTGTTCATGTGA